The stretch of DNA CTTCAGCTTTAGAAATAATCGCGTCTTTTTCCCCTTGTGCCTCATTAATCTGTTGATTACGGTATCTATTAGCTTCATTCTTTCTTGTTTCCATTGTTTCTCTTGCATCTGTTACATTTGTAAATGCTTTACGAACTTCCTCATTCGGTAGCTCTACATCTTGTAATTTTACAGCTGTCACAGAAACACCGATATCATACTTTTCCATTAAGGATACAATTAGTTCAAATACTTCAGCTTCTATTTCTGCCTTTCCGTCTGTTAACGCATCATCAATATCCGAACTACCAATTATACTTCTTAAAGAAGCGGAAGTAGCATTATATAATACTTGACGTGGATCATTGGAGTTAAATAAAAACTTTCCAGGATCCGTTATTCTCCACATAACAACCATATCAGCTAGGACGATATTTTCGTCTCCTGTAATCATTTTCGTTTCATCTGGGAATTCCACAACAACACCATCTTTTTCTTCATAGCCAAACTGTAAACTAAACGTTTGTGTAGAAAGTTTCTCTACTTTTTGGATAGGCCAAGGTAGTTTGAAATGCAGACCAGATGGTTTAATATCTCCATCCACTTTACCAAAAGTTAAAATTACTGCTTGTTCTGTTTCATCCACCGTGTACCAACTAGTTAGTGCGGTTACTCCGACAACTACTGCTAGTAACACGAGAAAAATAGTTGTGTATATTTGTTTTAAACTTATCATCCTTTTCTCCCCTCTTTCTTTCGATAACTCTTATACGTACTTTAATGATAAAAGTTTCAATAATATGACCATTAATTACAATTTCTTAAAAAGTTTTTTACATTTTCATATTATCATAATTTTGATAGTTGCAGTCATTTCTAGTTATTCCAATATAATGTAAACTGCTAGAGACGCTATTTAGCGATATCGATTTTATGCATAAAAAAAATGGCTAGAACAAAATGTTCTGGCCATTTCCAAAACTAATGCTTTGGATGAAGGGGTTTCATCTATATAGTAACAATGGATTATTAAACAAGCATGAAAAATTTGTTAATCTATTGTAAATCTTTATTTTCTTTATTTAATTCTACTACGAAAGTAGTCCCTTCATTGACTTTACTAGAAACCGTTATTTTACCTTTATGCGCTTCGATTAAGTGCTTCACGATTGCCAGTCCTAATCCTGTCCCACCAGAATTTCTGCTTCTCGCCTTATCTACACGATAGAAACGCTCAAATATTCTCGGTATTTCTTCCTCTTCCATACCTATTCCAGTATCTTTAATAACGATATGAACATCTTTCCCTTTATCCTTTACCGTAACAGTTACTTCGCCATCTGCCGGCGTATAGGCAAGTGCATTATTTATTAAGTTAATAAAAACTTGTTTTAATCTAGCACTATCACCTAATAAGAATAATGGTTGTTCACTTTTTAAAAGTTGTAAACGGATATTTTTACTTTCTGCCTTACTCTTCAATATTTCAAATATTTCTTCGAGTAGTTCATGAATATTTAAATATTGAACGTTTAGTTTATATCCTTGTTGTTCTATTTTCGATAAATCTAATAAATCTTGAATAAGTGATTGAAGCCTTCCACTTTCTTTTAAAATGATAGAAAGGAAATGCTTTAGTGTTTCTTTATCTTCCATCGCACCGTCCAACAACGTTTCTGAAAATCCCTTTATTGATGTAACAGGTGTTTTTAGCTCATGGGAAACATTTGCTACAAAATCTTTTCTCATTTGCTCGAGTTTCTTCAACTCCGTTATATCATGAAAAACGAGAACAATCCCTTTCCACTCTTCGTTATTACCGATAATAGGTGCACCGTATACTTCAAAATGTTTTCTTTCAATGTTGAGAGGAAGAATAATTTGTTTTCGCACTTTCACTTCTGTCATAAATATTTCTTCAACTAAAGCAATAATTTCTTTATGCTCAAAAGCCTCATAGTATAGTCGATATAAATAATCACCAAGCTTCGCATTAAATGTTTCTTTGTACGCTCGGTTAACTAAATTAATGTAACCTCTACCGTCTATTAAAATTAATCCACTTCCCATATTTTCAATTAACGTCTTTAAGCGATCTTGCTGCATTTCTTGAGCAGACGTCATGTCTTGCAAATTACGCGCTAATATATTAATCGATTGACTTAACATCGCTGTTTCATCTAGGTATTCTTCATACGTTCTTGCTTGATAATTCCCTTTTGCAAGTTCGGTTGCTACTTTCGTTGCTGACTCAATCGGTCTTGTATAGTGCGTTGTAATTTTCACCCCTAGTAAAAGAATAACAACTAAAGCTGTACCTAAACTAGCAATTAACAAGCCCCAAATTTGCTGATTTAGCTGATGTAGTGGTTCTACAGGAGTACTTAATACGACAAAAGCAACTCGTTCTTCCTCATTTTTAATTGCAGCTCCATAATAAAACATCTCTTCATCTTGATCAAAATAAAAAGTATCTTGAGCTTGATAACTTTGAATCACTTTACTAATGACAGCTTGGTGGTCCCTATTATATGGGGTTTTAACATTAGTATCATATATTATAATTCCGTCTAGGTCTGTTAAAGTAATTCTAGCTGTTAATGTATCGCTTATATCTTGTAGTTGTGACTGTAATTGTGGGGTAAGCCCACCCTCTTGTTGGGCTAATAACGAGATGACATTCGTCTCTTTTTCTAAACGCTGATTAAATGTGTTTAAATAAAAAGATTTAAACAACTGACCAAGTAATAAACCTAACCCGATAAGTACGGTTATGATCAGCGTGATAAGAGCAAATAAAAGGCGCGAGCGAAATTTACTCATCAAGCTTCGGTTCCTCCAATTTGTAACCTAATCCCCTTATCGTTTTTATGTAAATAGGCTTTTTTGTATCTGGTTCTATTTTTTCTCGTAAATGGCTAATATGAACATCAACAATTCGAGTATCACCAGCAAAGTCATAGTTCCAAACAGCACTTAATAATTGATCTCGTGTTAGTACTCTTCCTTTGTTTTTAGAAAGAAAAACTAAAAGTTCAAACTCTTTCGGAGTAAACTCTAATCTTTCGGATTTATAATAGGCCTCATATTGTTCAGGTAAGATTTTCAAACTTCCAATTTTTAATGTTTCACCATGGCTTCCATTTTGCACATCATCAGCAGTGGATTGGTTGGAAGTCGATGTTCGCCGAAATATAGCTTTAATTCTTGCTACTACTTCCCTTGGGCTAAATGGTTTTGTCATATAATCATCTGCCCCTAATTCTAATCCCAAAACTTTATCAAATTCATCATCTTTTGCAGTTAACATTAAAATCGGAACCATTACTTTTCGAAGACGAAGTTCTTTACACACTTCAATTCCATCCATTTTAGGAAGCATTAAATCTAATACAATAAAATCTGGCTCTTCACTTATAGCTTTTTGTAATCCTTCTTCTCCATCATTTGCAACGACTACTTGAAATCCAGCCTGTTGAATATTGTACTGTAACAAAGTAACGATTGATTCCTCATCATCTACAATTAACACTTTTTTACTCATAAATTTTCCTCCACTTATACTTAATAGGAACCCCTTCCCAAAAGCAAAAGCCAAATCATTCTATTTATATAATTTTCTAACTTAATCATACACCTAAAAAATAAAAGAGACAATTAGAAAAGCGGAAGGGGCTCGTTTAGCGGCGACAAGCACAAGGCAAGGCGGCTAGAAGGTCGCTTTTTGACCTTCTGGACGGATTGACTTGTGACCTCGAGCCGCTAGCCCCTGTAGCTGGACAAAGAAAAGCGGAGGCGGCTTGCTCAGGTCCAATCAAACTGGACTTTTTCCGCAGGAGATAAAGGAAACACGGCGACGAAGGAGCCGATGTTGACTTATCGTACGGAGGAAAAGGGAAGTTTGAGCCGGACCTAGCCGCCGGAGCTAGACAAAGAAAAGCGAAAGGGGCTCGTTCAGCGGCGACAAGCACAAGGCAAGCCGGCTAGAAGGTCGCTTTTTGACCTTCTGGACGGATTGACTTGTGACCTCGAGCCGCTAGCCCCTGTAGCTAGACAAAGAAAAGCGGAGGCGGCTTGTATATCAGTTTACAAAATCCACAAAAAAAGAAGCATTTCTGCTTCTTTTTAAAAATTTTCTAATGTGATACTTTCTACCGGTTCAAGACGGTGGGGAGGGCATACAGTCAGCTTCCCTTTAATTACAGTTTCATTACTTTCGTTTGTTGCATGAACTACTATTTCAATTGTATGGTCTTTTTCATGTATGTCGATTATTTCAAATAAAAAACTTAATGTAGCATAATGATAAACAGGTTTCGGAAACGATAAGTCTTGGTGAACGATGTGACTTCCAGGGCCAGGTAAATATTTTGAAACTGCTGAAGTAACAATTCCTGTAAGCATCACAGAAGGAACAATTGGTTTTTTCAATGGTGTCTGAGAGGCATAATCGTGTTGAATATATATTGGGTTTGCATCGTCCGTAAGGCCTAGATAAAGAAGCAAATCTTTATCTTCAATTTTTTCACTAAGTTCTAGCTTTTCCCCAACTTTTATTTCTTTTAATTTTCTACCTATCTTTCTTTTTTTACCTAACAACATTATAACACCTCGCACATTTTTGTAAGCGGTTGCATTTATTAGTTGAAAAATTGGGAGAATGAACTCTCCCAAATAAAAAATAGTAGATTACGCTAATATAGACATAACACTTTTAACAGATTCTACAGATTTTTGCAATCCTGCTTTCTCTTCATCAGTTAAGTCTAATTCAATGATTTGTTCAATTCCACCTGCACCAAGTATTGTTGGCACACCTAAATATATACCGTTATATCCATACTCTCCCTCTAAATAGGCGATAGCTGGCAAAACACGACGTTGGTCTTTTAATATTGCTTCTGTCATTTCAACTAGTGAAGCAGCTGGTGCATAGTAAGCACTACCATTTCCTAAAAGGTTAACGATTTCTCCTCCACCTTTTCTAGTTCTATCCACAATGGCGTCAAGTCTAGCTTTCGGAATTAATGTTTCTAACGGAATTCCACCTGCATAAGAGTAGCGTACTAAAGGTACCATATCATCACCATGACCACCTAATACGAATCCAGTAATATCTTTAACAGATAAGTTTAACTCTTCGGCTACGAAAGTTCGGAATCGAGCAGTATCTAGCACCCCTGATTGACCGATAACACGATTTTTCGGGAAACCAGACTCCTTGAAAACAGTATATGTCATAGCATCTACTGGATTAGTTAGTACGATAATATAGCAGTTAGGAGAATGTTTGACGATTTCTTTCGTCACACTCTTCATAATTTTTTGGTTAGTTTGTACTAAGTCATCGCGGCTCATCCCAGGTTTACGAGCGATACCTGCCGTAATAACTACTACGTCTGAATTAGCAGTATCCTCATAGTTAGAAGTCCCAGTTATATTTGCATCAAAGCCTATTACTGGACTAGCCTCTAACATATCTAGCGCTTTACCTTTTGTAGGATTTTCTAATTGAGGGATATCTACTAAAACAACGTCACCAAGTTCCTTTTGAGCAAGTAAAAAAGCTGTAGTCGCACCCGTAAAGCCTGCACCAATTACAGAAATCTTTTTACGTTTCATTGACATATACATTCCTCCCAGCCCTAATTAAGTACTTTAAGGTAACCGGTATAATACCGATTACCTCACATTGAACATTATGTTACATATTTTTAATTAATTCGTCTCCGAATTCAGAACACTTCACTTCTGTTGCACCTTCCATTAGGCGAGCAAAATCGTAAGTTACAACTTTAGAAGAAATTGATTTTTCCATCGCCTTCACTACTAATTCCGCAGCCTCAGTCCAACCTAAGTGTTCAAGCATGAGTACACCAGAAAGGATAACAGAAGATGGGTTTACTTTATCAAGGCCTGCATACTTTGGAGCAGTACCATGTGTTGCTTCGAAAATTGCATGACCAGTCTCATAGTTAATGTTAGCTCCTGGAGCGATTCCGATACCACCAACTTGTGCAGCAAGTGCATCAGAAATATAGTCTCCATTTAAGTTCATTGTTGCTACTACATCAAATTCACGAGGACGAGTTAAAATTTGTTGTAAGAAGATATCCGCGATGGAATCTTTTACGATAATTTTACCTTCTGCCTCAGCTGTTTCTTGCGCTTTGTTCGCAGCATCTTTTCCTTCTGCTTCTGCAATACGGTCATATTGTGCCCAAGTGAATACTTTATCACCGAATTCTTTTTCAGCTAATTCATAACCCCAGTTTTTGAAAGCTCCTTCTGTAAACTTCATAATGTTTCCTTTATGAACTAATGTTACAGATTTGCGGCCATGCTCAATTGCATAGTTAATTGCAGCACGAACTAAACGAGACGTTCCTTCTTCAGAAACTGGTTTAATACCGATACCAGAAGTTTCTGGGAAGCGGATTTTGTTCACACCCATTTCAGTTTGTAAGAAGTTGATTAGTTTTTCTACTTCTTCAGAACCTTGTGCGTATTCAATACCAGCATAAATATCTTCTGTATTTTCACGGAAAATAACCATGTCTGTGTCTTCAGGACGTCTAACTGGAGAAGGTACTCCTTGGAAATAACGTACCGGACGTAAACAAGTAAATAGGTCTAACTCTTGACGTAGTGCAACGTTTAAAGAACGAATTCCACCACCAACTGGAGTTGTTAATGGACCTTTAATTGCAATTATGTAGTCACGAATTACATCTAAAGTCTCAGCGGGTAACCATTCACCTGTTTGGTTGAATGCTTTCTCCCCAGCTAATACTTCTTTCCATACAATTTTCTTTTCACCGTTATAAGCTTTTTCTACTGCTGCTTCTAACACACGTGACGCTGATGCCCAAATATCTGGACCAGTACCATCACCTTCAATAAAAGGAATAATTGGATTGTTTGGAACGTTTAATACACCATTTTGTACAGTAATTTTTTCACCTTGAGTCACAATGATAACCTCCTAGTTTATAGCTTGTTGAACTACGTATATCGAGTGAGGAAATTAAAATTCCCCACTTCGATCGTACGTGTTGGTAGTCTCTAAGTCAATGAAAATTGTTTATTATCCACGTTGTGAAATTGGCACAAATTCTTGTTTTCCAGGACCTGTGTAATCTGCACGCGGACGGATTAAACGGTTGTTACTATATTGCTCTAGAATATGAGCTAACCAGCCTGATACACGACTTACCGCAAAAATTGGAGTGAATAAGTCATGATCAATTCCTAGAGAATGATAGACAGAAGCAGAATAGAAATCTACGTTTGGTGGTAACGGTTTTTCAGATGTTACGATTTCCTCAATTTTTGTAGACATTTCATACCATTGAGGTTCACCAGTTAACTTTGTTAATTTTTCACTCATTTCACGTAAGTGCTTTGCACGAGGGTCCCCTTGACGGTATACGCGGTGGCCGAATCCCATAATTTTTTCTTTGTTTGCAAGCTTTTCACGAATATAGCTTTCCGCATTTTCAGGAGAGCCAATTTCCGTTAGCATTTTCATTACAGCTTCGTTTGCTCCACCGTGTAAAGGACCTTTTAACGCCCCTATCGCTGCAGTTACACCAGAGTACACATCTGATAGAGTTGCCACACAAACACGTGCAGTAAAAGTGGAAGCGTTTAATTCATGGTCAGCATGAAGGACTAACGCTTTATTAAATGCTTCAACAGCAATTTCAGATGGCTCTTCTCCAGACAGCATGTATAAGAAGTTTGCTGCAAATCCTAAGTCCGTTTTCGGAGCAATAGGCTCTAATCCTTTACGAATACGAGAGAATGCAGTTACAATTGTGGAAATTTTAGCTTGTAGACGAATTGCTTTACGATAGTTAGCAGCCTCATCCATCGAATCTGCTTCCTCATCATAAAGACCAAGCAATGAAACAGCTGTTCTTAATGCTGCCATTGGATGAACATCGTTAATTGGATATGTTTTAAAATGATTAATAACTTCTTCAGGTAGCGACATATTATCAGCTAATTGTTGCTTTAACTCTGCCAATTGAGCTTCTGTTGGTAGTTTTTGATGCCATAATAGATAAACTACTTCTTCGAAACTAGCATGATTTGTTAGATCATCAATATTATATCCTACATACGTCAATGTATCATCGATGATAGAACTAATAGATGATGTTGTTGCTACAATTCCTTCTAGACCTTTTGTTGCTGTCATACTAACCCTCTCCTTTGTTTATAAATTTCCCCATTGAACCCGAACGGTTGCTCAACATAATATTAACAGGATTTACCCTGAAAGAAAATGCTTACATTTCCAAGTAAAAAATTAAACTATTACTCATAGTCTGAACCCCTTACAACCGTTAGGTAAAATATTCATATTTATGTAGGATGAAAGATTCCACGTTCTTATTATAAACAAATTTCTGACTTTTGTGAATGAAAAGGACAGAAGTTTGTATAAAAATAATTATTATACAAAAACATTCTTTTCCTTTATGAAGAAAAGTAGGAAATTACTCTCATTGCTATGTAGGCAATGCCTGCACCAATTAATGGCCCTACTGCAACTCCTTTAAATAGGGCAACCGCTAAAATCGTACCAAATACTAGCGCTGTAGTAATATGCGGATCTTCAGCAAGTAAATGAATGCCACTTTTCGCTATTAATGCCACCGCTATACCGGCTCCTAAAGCAATCCAAGCATATGAAGACTTAGCAGCGTCTTGTAGCTGCTTAAATCCAATATCACCAGTAGCAATTGGAACTAGTACTGCAATCGTAATAATTGTCACACCCCAATTAATTCCTTTACTATGGATAGTAGGGAATAACTTGCTATCTAATCCAACTAATTTAATTACTAGTAGAACAGCAACAGCAATAATTAAAGATTGATTTTTAGCAATAAAACCTATTAATAATAATATAATGAGAAACAAGGTAGCTTGGTTAAACACAAACATCTTCCATCCTTCCGGTTAAACCTTATTAATCGTACCATAATTTTTTCAGAAATTGAACAAAAGCGATTTTTATATGATTTTATTTTATATACGTGTAGGAAAATAAACGGTAAAATATTACTGTAACTACTTAAAAAATGGAGGAATATTAATTGAATTGGAGTTATGTACATATAAGTTTACGAACGTTACTAGTTGCGACTATTACAATTATTACACTTATATCCTTTTATTATATTTTCCAAGTTACTTATCCCTTTATTATCGGTTTACTTTTAGCACTTTCTATTAACCCTATTGTAAATTTCCTTGAAGCTAAAGGTAGGCTTCCTCGTTCTCTTTCTGTATTTATTACATTAATTTTAGTGATAGCTGCCCTTGCAGGTATTATTACCTTGTTAATTATAGAAATTGTTGCGGGTACTGAGTATTTGGCAAAAGTTGTCCCAGGTCATTTCGAAACGTTAGTACTACATATAGAAAAAATAATAGTAACCCAAATTATTCCTTTCTTCAGTCAAATTACAGCAATGTTTCATAATTTAGAAGAAACACAGCAGTTATCAATCCTTGCAAATATCGAAAATTTTAGTGCCACAATAGGTACAAATGTAGGACAATTTATTCAACTGTTTCTACAAAACTTGCCTAAAATGTTTACTTGGATACCTAACGTAGCCACTGTTTTAATATTTTCTGTATTAGCGACATTTTTTATTAGTAAAGATTGGTACAGACTTCAAAATCGACTACATAAATTTACACCGAATAAAGTACAAGAGAGTGTCGGGAAAGTTTTTGTTAGTTTAAGAAAAGCGTTCGTTGGTTTTATTCGTGCGCAAGCCACTTTAATTTCTATCACAGCTGTCATCGTCTTAATTGGATTGCTTATTTTGCGAGTAGAATATGCAATTACAATCGCGCTAATTATCGGTATTGTCGATTTATTACCATACTTAGGTACTGGTTTGATATTCGTTCCTTGGATTATCTATTTAATCATTTCAGGAAATATTCCGTTAGCAATTGGCCTTTCTGTTTTATATGTCATTGTACTTGTTCAACGGCAACTAATGGAACCAAAAGTACTCTCTTCAAACATAGGATTAGATCCGCTAGCAACTTTAATTGCGTTATTCGTAGGCTTTAAATTAATAGGATTTTTAGGGTTAATTGTCGGTCCGGTTACTTTAGTTATCATAAACACGATGCATCAGGCTGGTGTTTTTAAAGATATTTGGTCCTATATTATTCATGGCAAAACGACGAATTAATAAAGAGTCCCACAAGTCAGTCTTAACTGATTTGTGGGACTTCTCTATCGTTTATTTATAATGATGAACTGTCCACGGTTCATCATTTTTCTTAACGTATTTATAATAATTGGTTTTACAAACTTTCTAGTAGTTGGAACAAGTAAGAAAAAGCCAAATGCATCTGTAATGAATCCTGGCGTTAATAATAAAATTCCACCTACTAAAATGCAAAGCCCATCGATAATAACATCTCCAGGCATTTCTCCGTAGCTCATTCTTTCTTGTGCGGTACGTAACGCTTCCATTCCTTGTTGTTTCGCTAACCATGCTCCAAGTACACCTGTTAATATGATGAGTAAAATAGTAGTTAACACACCGAAGGCTTTACCTGATAATATGAGTACCCAAATCTCTAAGGCAGGTACGATTATTATTAATGCCAATAGCAATTTAAACATTATCATCTCTCCGCTCTTTGCTTCGCCTATGGAGCTATTATATCAAAAATGAATAGAAAAGACGAAAGCTAAGTATAAACTATTAGTAGAAATTATATTATCGCAAAACAAAAAGAAAGCATGTCCTTTTTAGGCATGCTTTCTTTTTTTAAGTTATATTATAGTACGTTAGCGTGGCCTGTGTAGACTGTACCTCTTGATGCATCTACAGTGATGTCTTGGCCTTCTTTAAAGATGGATGTTGCGTCTTCTACTCCAACGATAACAGGAATACCTAAGCTTAGTCCTACGACTGCTGCATGGCTAGTTATTCCACCTTCTTCTGTAATAAGTGCAGAAGCTTTTTCTAATGCTGGCATCATGTCTTTATCAGAACCGATTGTTACAAGTACGGATCCTTTTTCAACTTTCGCTAATGCTTCTTCAGCAGTTTTAGCGATTACCGCTTTACCGTAAGCACTTTTTCTACCAATACCTGTTCCGTTAGCTAATACATCGCCAACAACATGTATTTTCATTAGGTTAGTTGTTCCTCTTTCTCCCACTGGTACTCCAGCAGTGATCACAATTAAGTCTCCGTGAGAAACGATTCCTGTATTTAATGATTCTTCAATTGCAACATCTAGCATTTCATCTGTTGTCGTCGCTTTACGTCCAATTCGAGGATATACACCCCAAACAAGCGCAAGTTTACGTGATACTGATTCACATGAAGTGACAGCAACGATAGCTGCTTTAGGACGGTATTTTGAAATCATTCTTGCAGTATGTCCACTTTCAGTCGGAGTAACAATTGCCGACACATCTAAGTTAACTGCTGTATAAGCAACAGATTGTCCGATAGAATCTGTAATCGTTCTTGGAGCTTGTTTATTACGAGTACTTAATAACTCATCATACGCTAAAGCTGTTTCTGCTCTAGAAGCGATATTGTGCATCGTTTGTACTGCTTCTACAGGATATGACCCTGCTGCTGTTTCACCAGAAAGCATAATTGCATCTGTGCCGTCAAAAATAGCATTTGCAACGTCACTTGCTTCTGCACGAGTTGGGCGAGGGTTTTTTTGCATAGAATCTAACATTTGTGTTGCAGTGATAACTGGCTTCCCTAGTGCATTACACTTTTTAATTAATTCTTTTTGTACAATCGGCACTTCTTCAGCTGGTATTTCTACTCCTAGATCTCCACGAGCAACCATTAAACCGTCCGAAACTTCTAAAATAGCGTCAATATTGTCGACACCTTCTTGGTTTTCAATTTTAGGGATGATTTGAATATGAGTTGCATTATGTGCTTCTAATAATTCACGAATTTCTAATACATCCGAAGCACGGCGTACGAATGAAGCAGCGATGAAGTCTACTCCTTGTTCAATACCGAAAATAATATCATTTGCATCTTTTTCTGTAATTCCAGGAAGATTAACTTTTACGCCAGGTACGTTAACCCCTTTTTTATTTTTTAATGTGCCACTGTTTAATATTTTTGTAACGATTTCGTTATCACGAATTTCTACTACTTCTAGACCAATTAAACCGTCATCTAATAAAATTCTTGATCCAACCGTTACATCTTCAATTAAACCTGGATATGAGATAGAAAACTTCTCAGTTGTTCCTTCCACCTCTGTCATGGAAACAATAATTTCATTTCCTTCAACTAATTCAATAGCACCATTTTCCATGTTATGCGTGCGGATTTCAGGACCTTTAGTGTCAAGTAAAATCGCAATGTTTTTACCTGTTTTTTCTGCCGCAACTCGAATGTTTTCGATTCTAGCACCATGTTCAGCGTAGTCACCGTGTGAGAAGTTCAAACGTGTAACGTTCATTCCAGCTTCCATTAGTTGTGTTAATTTTTCTATAGTTTCACTTGCAGGACCAATCGTACATACAATTTTCGTTTTTCTCATGAATGTTAAATCCTCCTATTATTTATGAAAACGATTCCATCGTGTTTCCACTCTTAAATTGATAATTCTTGTGATAGTGTATACATTTTTTCATCTACAGTATGTTTTTGAGCTAATGCTTCTATAATGTCGTGGTCAACTAACTCGTTCTTTTGAATACCAACACAGCGTCCACCTTTATTTGCCATTAGTAACTCTACTGCTCGTGCTCCTAGTCTACTTGCTAATACTCTGTCGTTTGCTGTTGGAGAGCCTCCACGCTGCATGTGACCGAGTACACTATATCTCGTTTCAAAGTTAGTAGCTTCTTTTATTTTATGAGCGTATTCTACTCCACTTCCAACGCCTTCTGCTACGACGATGATACTATGCTTTTTACCGCGTTCAGATCCACGTCTTAATCTGCTTATTACGTCGTCAATACTTTCCCCTTTTTCAGGAATTAAAATTGATTCTGCTCCACCAGCTAAACCAGACCATAACGCTATGTCTCCAGCATCTCTGCCCATTACTTCAATAACATATGTACGTTCATGAGAAGTTGCAGTGTCTCTAATTTTATCAATAGCGTCAATTACTGTATTTAATGCTGTATCAAAACCAATCGTAAAATCTGTTCCAGCAATATCATTATCAATGGTTCCTGGTACACCAACACAAGGGAAACCGTGTTCTGTTAATTTTTTTGCACCTTGGAATGATCCATCGCCACCGATAACAACTAATCCTTCAATGCCGTGTTTCTTAAGCTGTTCAATTCCTTTTTGTTGACCTTCTAACGTTCTGAATTCTTCACAACGTGCTGAATAAAGCATCGTACCACCACGATGAATAATGTCACCAACGGAACCAACATCTAATCTTTTTATATCTCCTTCTATTAGACCTGCATATCCACGATATACTCCGTACACTTCAAGCTCGTGATAGATCGCTTTACGAACTACCGCTCGAATTGCGGCATTCATACCT from Sutcliffiella cohnii encodes:
- the citZ gene encoding citrate synthase, with translation MTATKGLEGIVATTSSISSIIDDTLTYVGYNIDDLTNHASFEEVVYLLWHQKLPTEAQLAELKQQLADNMSLPEEVINHFKTYPINDVHPMAALRTAVSLLGLYDEEADSMDEAANYRKAIRLQAKISTIVTAFSRIRKGLEPIAPKTDLGFAANFLYMLSGEEPSEIAVEAFNKALVLHADHELNASTFTARVCVATLSDVYSGVTAAIGALKGPLHGGANEAVMKMLTEIGSPENAESYIREKLANKEKIMGFGHRVYRQGDPRAKHLREMSEKLTKLTGEPQWYEMSTKIEEIVTSEKPLPPNVDFYSASVYHSLGIDHDLFTPIFAVSRVSGWLAHILEQYSNNRLIRPRADYTGPGKQEFVPISQRG
- a CDS encoding DUF441 domain-containing protein, which produces MFNQATLFLIILLLIGFIAKNQSLIIAVAVLLVIKLVGLDSKLFPTIHSKGINWGVTIITIAVLVPIATGDIGFKQLQDAAKSSYAWIALGAGIAVALIAKSGIHLLAEDPHITTALVFGTILAVALFKGVAVGPLIGAGIAYIAMRVISYFSS
- the ytvI gene encoding sporulation integral membrane protein YtvI, translating into MNWSYVHISLRTLLVATITIITLISFYYIFQVTYPFIIGLLLALSINPIVNFLEAKGRLPRSLSVFITLILVIAALAGIITLLIIEIVAGTEYLAKVVPGHFETLVLHIEKIIVTQIIPFFSQITAMFHNLEETQQLSILANIENFSATIGTNVGQFIQLFLQNLPKMFTWIPNVATVLIFSVLATFFISKDWYRLQNRLHKFTPNKVQESVGKVFVSLRKAFVGFIRAQATLISITAVIVLIGLLILRVEYAITIALIIGIVDLLPYLGTGLIFVPWIIYLIISGNIPLAIGLSVLYVIVLVQRQLMEPKVLSSNIGLDPLATLIALFVGFKLIGFLGLIVGPVTLVIINTMHQAGVFKDIWSYIIHGKTTN
- a CDS encoding FxsA family protein codes for the protein MFKLLLALIIIVPALEIWVLILSGKAFGVLTTILLIILTGVLGAWLAKQQGMEALRTAQERMSYGEMPGDVIIDGLCILVGGILLLTPGFITDAFGFFLLVPTTRKFVKPIIINTLRKMMNRGQFIIINKR
- the pyk gene encoding pyruvate kinase gives rise to the protein MRKTKIVCTIGPASETIEKLTQLMEAGMNVTRLNFSHGDYAEHGARIENIRVAAEKTGKNIAILLDTKGPEIRTHNMENGAIELVEGNEIIVSMTEVEGTTEKFSISYPGLIEDVTVGSRILLDDGLIGLEVVEIRDNEIVTKILNSGTLKNKKGVNVPGVKVNLPGITEKDANDIIFGIEQGVDFIAASFVRRASDVLEIRELLEAHNATHIQIIPKIENQEGVDNIDAILEVSDGLMVARGDLGVEIPAEEVPIVQKELIKKCNALGKPVITATQMLDSMQKNPRPTRAEASDVANAIFDGTDAIMLSGETAAGSYPVEAVQTMHNIASRAETALAYDELLSTRNKQAPRTITDSIGQSVAYTAVNLDVSAIVTPTESGHTARMISKYRPKAAIVAVTSCESVSRKLALVWGVYPRIGRKATTTDEMLDVAIEESLNTGIVSHGDLIVITAGVPVGERGTTNLMKIHVVGDVLANGTGIGRKSAYGKAVIAKTAEEALAKVEKGSVLVTIGSDKDMMPALEKASALITEEGGITSHAAVVGLSLGIPVIVGVEDATSIFKEGQDITVDASRGTVYTGHANVL
- the pfkA gene encoding 6-phosphofructokinase is translated as MKRIGVLTSGGDAPGMNAAIRAVVRKAIYHELEVYGVYRGYAGLIEGDIKRLDVGSVGDIIHRGGTMLYSARCEEFRTLEGQQKGIEQLKKHGIEGLVVIGGDGSFQGAKKLTEHGFPCVGVPGTIDNDIAGTDFTIGFDTALNTVIDAIDKIRDTATSHERTYVIEVMGRDAGDIALWSGLAGGAESILIPEKGESIDDVISRLRRGSERGKKHSIIVVAEGVGSGVEYAHKIKEATNFETRYSVLGHMQRGGSPTANDRVLASRLGARAVELLMANKGGRCVGIQKNELVDHDIIEALAQKHTVDEKMYTLSQELSI